The following coding sequences lie in one Microvirga sp. 17 mud 1-3 genomic window:
- a CDS encoding peptidase S14, with protein sequence MPDGPHLAKPDICLYGSVDDAMFHDFQDKLNKVPEGRPVVVELMTFGGDADVGRRIALEVRLARKRTGQDFFFLGKTVVYSSGVTIMAAFPRANRYLTRDTVLLIHGRRMDKHIHFTGSLSTSIQIAKDMLAQLEIGVRLEREGFVELIAGSDVGEEEIFRLAETSWYLSAEEALSRGLIAGIL encoded by the coding sequence ATGCCCGATGGGCCGCATCTCGCAAAGCCGGATATCTGCCTCTACGGCTCCGTGGACGATGCCATGTTCCACGACTTCCAGGACAAGCTGAACAAGGTCCCGGAGGGGCGGCCCGTGGTCGTGGAGCTGATGACCTTCGGGGGTGACGCGGATGTGGGACGCCGCATCGCCTTGGAGGTTCGCCTTGCGCGCAAGCGCACGGGGCAGGACTTTTTCTTTCTCGGTAAGACCGTAGTCTATTCCTCGGGCGTCACGATCATGGCGGCATTCCCGCGCGCCAACCGCTACCTGACCCGGGATACGGTCCTGCTGATCCATGGTCGCCGCATGGACAAGCACATCCATTTCACCGGCTCCCTCTCCACGAGCATCCAGATCGCAAAGGACATGCTCGCACAGCTCGAGATCGGCGTACGCCTTGAACGGGAGGGCTTCGTCGAGCTCATCGCCGGCAGCGATGTCGGCGAAGAGGAGATTTTCCGCCTCGCCGAGACCAGCTGGTATCTCTCGGCCGAAGAAGCCCTGAGCCGTGGCCTTATCGCGGGTATCCTGTGA
- a CDS encoding alkene reductase, with translation MSENQDPLFQPFSLGDLTLPNRLVMAPLTRNRAAEREVPGPLAATYYAQRAGAGLLISEGSQISREGQGYLSTPGIYSPEQVAGWRKVTDAVHKAGGRIFIQLWHVGRVSHVSLQENGAAPVGPSALRANTKTFLSSGFADVSEPRALELSEIPRILRDYEAAARNAKEAGFDGVELHGANGYLLDQFMKDGSNKRHDAYGGSIENRARLTVEAVEAVLKVWDKSRVGIRLSPAPVNDAADSDPQALFSHVVERLDGLGIGFIHMIEGATQGDRNAVQVDYAGLRKSFRGAYIANNGYDHAMASEAVASGRADLVAFGRLYIANPDLAERFRLNAPLNAPDRATFYGGGAEGYTDYPSLGQAA, from the coding sequence ATGTCCGAGAACCAAGACCCGCTTTTCCAGCCGTTCAGCCTCGGCGACCTCACCCTGCCGAACCGCCTCGTCATGGCGCCCCTCACGCGCAACCGCGCTGCCGAAAGAGAGGTGCCCGGTCCGCTCGCGGCGACCTATTACGCCCAGCGCGCCGGCGCCGGTCTCCTGATCTCAGAGGGCTCGCAGATCTCGCGCGAAGGCCAGGGTTATCTGAGCACGCCCGGTATCTATTCGCCCGAGCAGGTCGCCGGCTGGCGGAAGGTGACAGATGCGGTCCACAAGGCCGGCGGGCGCATCTTCATCCAGCTCTGGCATGTGGGCCGGGTCTCTCACGTATCGCTCCAGGAGAACGGCGCGGCCCCGGTCGGCCCGTCGGCGCTTCGGGCCAACACCAAGACATTCCTGTCGAGCGGCTTTGCGGATGTCTCGGAGCCGCGGGCACTCGAACTCTCGGAAATCCCGCGCATCCTGCGCGACTACGAGGCGGCAGCACGCAACGCTAAGGAAGCGGGCTTCGATGGCGTGGAACTCCACGGCGCCAACGGTTACCTGCTCGACCAGTTCATGAAGGACGGATCGAACAAGCGTCACGATGCCTATGGCGGATCGATCGAGAACCGGGCACGCTTGACGGTCGAGGCGGTCGAAGCGGTCCTGAAGGTGTGGGACAAGAGCCGCGTCGGTATCCGGCTGTCGCCGGCACCCGTGAACGATGCGGCCGATTCCGACCCGCAGGCCCTGTTCTCCCATGTGGTCGAGCGCCTCGACGGTTTAGGGATCGGCTTCATCCACATGATCGAGGGCGCCACCCAGGGCGACCGCAACGCGGTGCAGGTGGATTATGCCGGCCTGCGCAAGTCATTCCGAGGCGCCTACATCGCCAATAACGGCTACGATCACGCCATGGCGAGCGAGGCCGTTGCCAGCGGCCGTGCCGATCTTGTGGCATTCGGCCGTCTCTACATCGCCAATCCGGACCTCGCCGAGCGCTTCCGCCTGAACGCGCCGCTCAATGCGCCGGACCGGGCGACGTTCTACGGCGGCGGAGCGGAGGGCTATACGGATTATCCGTCGCTTGGACAGGCCGCCTGA
- a CDS encoding aldo/keto reductase — MEKRRLGRSNLMVSPLCLGGNVFGWTADEPTSFKVLDAFMEAGCNFIDTADVYSRWVPGHEGGESEAIIGKWMKARGNRDQVIIATKVGSEMGPDKKGLSRARIMEAVDESLRRLQTTYIDLYQSHRDDLETPQEETLSAYGDLIASGKVRVIGASNFTAERLKEALAISARMGLPRYESLQPLYNLSDRAAFERDLEPVCRENEVGVIPYYALAAGFLTGKYRSEKDFGKSVRGANMAKYLTDRGRRILTALDEVALHHGASPAQVAVAWLMAQPSITAPIASASRPEQLDDLIAATRLRLDKAALEHLGKASAEVA, encoded by the coding sequence ATGGAAAAGCGTCGCTTGGGTCGCTCCAACCTCATGGTTTCGCCCCTCTGCCTCGGCGGCAACGTCTTCGGATGGACGGCGGATGAACCGACATCGTTCAAGGTCCTCGATGCCTTCATGGAAGCCGGGTGCAACTTCATCGACACGGCGGACGTCTATTCCCGCTGGGTTCCAGGCCATGAAGGTGGCGAGTCGGAGGCCATCATCGGTAAATGGATGAAGGCCCGCGGCAATCGCGACCAGGTGATCATTGCAACGAAGGTCGGCTCCGAGATGGGTCCCGACAAGAAGGGCCTGTCGCGCGCCCGGATCATGGAGGCCGTGGACGAATCCCTGCGGCGGCTCCAGACAACCTATATCGATCTCTATCAGTCACACCGGGACGACCTTGAGACGCCGCAGGAGGAAACCCTGAGCGCCTACGGTGACTTGATCGCAAGCGGCAAGGTGCGCGTCATCGGCGCATCGAACTTCACGGCCGAGCGCCTCAAGGAGGCGCTTGCGATCAGCGCCCGGATGGGCCTTCCCCGCTACGAGAGCCTGCAGCCCCTCTACAACCTGTCCGACCGCGCTGCGTTCGAGCGCGACCTGGAGCCCGTGTGCCGCGAGAACGAAGTCGGCGTCATTCCCTATTACGCGCTCGCGGCCGGCTTCCTGACAGGCAAGTACCGCTCTGAGAAGGATTTCGGCAAAAGCGTCCGTGGCGCGAACATGGCGAAGTATCTCACCGACCGCGGGCGGCGCATCCTGACGGCCCTCGACGAAGTGGCCCTCCACCATGGCGCGAGTCCGGCCCAGGTTGCGGTGGCTTGGCTCATGGCTCAGCCCAGCATCACGGCGCCGATTGCGAGCGCCTCCCGTCCCGAGCAGCTCGACGACCTGATCGCCGCGACACGCCTGCGTCTCGACAAAGCTGCGCTGGAGCACTTGGGCAAGGCAAGCGCCGAGGTAGCCTGA